A stretch of DNA from Fundulus heteroclitus isolate FHET01 chromosome 22, MU-UCD_Fhet_4.1, whole genome shotgun sequence:
CTTACAGTGAAATCAGGGCAGAAACAGGAAATAGATCTACAATAGTGGTTTGGGCCTGAAATCATTTGGTTTCAATGGTCATCAAGCAAGCAACACAAAACTGAAACTAATACAAAACTGGCCAAACTTCAGGCCGTCACAAATATAATCACCCACCCTCTGTACCCAACTTCCAAATCCTCCTTTAACTACAacaaaagacattaaaaaaaactaaacccagTCCCTTTCCACCATGTTGTCATTCAAAACATAGAAAGTCAATATAGTCATATGTGGCAGCAGTTTCAGCCCGTTAGACATGAATTAATAGTGGAAAGCAGCACTACAGTAAATTTTCTTTAAGTTTTATTTCCCAACAGGTCAGTTAGTCGTCAGTCTCTACACCCACACATGGCGTTTGCAGTGAGCCACAGCCTGCAAGACACAAACAGAGGTTCAGTCAGAGGTGCTAAAATCTAAACATCTGATCTATGCAAGTGTTAGGAATCAAGTCAGAGGCATTTATGCCAGAAGAAATCAGAGTCTGCAACGACCTGCCAATGTTAAGATCACTCCCACCTCAGTATTTTAATCATTGTTCATGGAAATAAGAAATTGCTAATTTTTCTCCTGAGTTTGACATCTGGATTTTGTCTTGAATATCAGCTGCGTTGATGCAAACTGCATGAGTTTAGTCAGTTTCCATGTAACttttcaaaactattttaaGAGTCAAGGTCTTCCATTTgaatataacatttaattttcttttgggatgaatagatattttggaatttgaatactttttattgtaaataagccattttattttctcttaatGTTTTGGGCTCCCTGAACTACAAAATGTTCATATaggatgcagaaaaaaaaaaaaaaaaaaaaagccacttgATGCATATTTGCTGCACGTTGAGGACTGAAGTGAACAGCATCTATAGATGCAGGTTCCATGATTTTTCTATGTGAATCTTTATAGCATGCATGTCCATCGAGGATCAATATGCAGCCAAACAAGTAATACTTTGGCCTGTTTTAAACGATTGTGTAAATGTGGATATTTATATGAATGATACAGATAAAATTCAGGtctttgttacattttaaaccAAGCGTACAAAGGAAACATGTTGAGAGTTCAACTTATGGCTGAATTTCCTATTCAGTTCAACATCTGATAATCTACATATTTACAAATTACTcactaaaacaaacagaatgtaTAATACAAGGCTTCAAGTGCAGatataacattttacttaataGATTTGGTGAAAAACAAAGATAGCGGCAGCCCAAATCTGACGCGACCAGTCTGTTTAGCGGTGAACTCACGTTGCACTGTCTGGCTGTTTCCAGGTTCTTGCACCAGTATCCGGGTCCCCAGGAGCACTGCTCTGTTCCCAGCAGCTTACGCTCCGCTTCAGGGCAAGCTCCCACTTTCTGCAACACAAGGAGCTCAGACTGTAAAAACGTGGTTAAAAATCCACAgcatccatttaaaaaaaacatttaagtacTTACCGTACACACGAAGTCTGGGTCTAGCATCTGAAGCAACAGTTGGACAAGCATTGGCTCGTACTGGTCAACCAGCTGGTCGCACTGTAGACGGACCCAAAATGTTACAACAGGGTTGATGCAAAggtctgtttgaaaaaaaataaaaataaaacaggcagCCACTTACCTCAGTCCTGTAAGTGTCGGGCAGGAAGCTGCAGACTTTCTTCACGGCTTCCTCGATCTCTTCCTTTGTGGCGTTCTTCTCCAGAATGCCGTCGATGTAACTCACGGCCATCTTGCAGACCTCACAGTAGCCACCGACCTTAAAACGGCTCTGGTCCAGGGCCACTGGGAAGAACGCGTCACATTTTATTTGCACGTCTCAGTGGATTACACTAAATACGCTGAGCTGCAACAAAACAAGTCCTTTGAAtggatttaaaagcaggaatttACCAATAAAGGCCCGGCTGGCATCGTTGCAGAGTCCCAGCACCGTGCAGACAGTCTTGGGGTCGGCCTGCTGCACCAGCAGCTCGATGATGGCCTCGCCGTACGTGTCAACCAGGCCTTTGCACTGAGCGGACAGGGAGGAGGGCAGGAAGGTGCACACCTTCTCCACAGCCTGAACAACCTCCTCCTGCCATCAGAAACAAGGCTCAGACACATTAgtgacaaacacaaacacacaggcagGACTTAGGCAGACGTTGTGAAACGCGTCCCCACCTCCGTCTTATGATCCTCCAGCATGGCCTCCAGCTGCTTCATCACAAACTCACAGATGGCACAAGTTGGAGAATCACGGACGCGCACCATCGGCTGAAATGAGAAGCTAACGTTTAATCATGTACGATAAGAGATTTATCATCTGCCTCTCACTACCTACCCtggaagcagcagcagactCAACCTTGGTGGCGGGGAAGAGCTTAGCAGCCAGGATGGGTTTAGCGGGGACGACCTTTGCGGCCTCGAGGTTCAGCATGGGAACGGACTTCTTCGCGGACGCGCAGAAACCGGCGAGGGCACAGATCTCTTTGGGTTGCTGGGGACAGAAGGAAAGCGTCGCTTTAGCACACAGCGTCCCGTTTTACGGAGCGATGTCGtcaggagagagagagctcaTTAAACACTGTCAGTCATGCACACGTTTGAGGCCACGAAACCAATCCAGACACCTAAAGCAGCCACGTTACCAGTGCCAAACATCCCATAGTGCCAGAAGTGTTTATGACTGGAGCACCGGCTGAAACACAGACAACTACCACTCCAGTTTCACCCCATGGTGCATCTCAGCTCATCTTCCAGCCGAGATGTAAACATACAGGAGCATCTCGATTAGTCAGAGCCATGAAGCAAAAAAGCAGTAATCCAAATTCAAAAGTCAAACTTCTGCTATAAAAGCTTAAATAAAGCGTTCATTTTGTTTATGGCCAACAGCTAATTAAAATCCAAAGATCCAGAAATATGTGAACTTCACATACGACCAATGCAGGATCCCCATTATAGAAAGTTCTGGTCGGCACATTGATGGAGACGGCACCGACGGTCAACTGCTTCCGTGTTCAGAGGTCATCACAGCTTTCAGACTCAACAGCATTTTTAAACCGATACTCTTTCTGATGCAGGCGGGAGTCAAACCCAGGACCCTGCATCGAAGAGGCCGACTTAGCGGGCTACGCCACAGACCTGACGTCACCAAGGATGACTATAAAAACATGACAGGTCGTTGTTGTGGTCATTTTTCAGTGCCAGGAAGAGTTTCAAGACAGCAACTGTGGTAGCTGCACTCTTTGAGGATCATGAAGCAAAGCCTACTGAAGAGCGTGGGAGCGGGTCACATGGTGCACAGAGCATCTGCAGCCAGCACATGAGCTCCAACCATTCAGCCCTCATCCTTCTTTGGAATGCAGGTTTTAGGGGAATTTTCTGCCACTTTGTGTGCCATTATCCCATCTTCAAGTGTTTCTGACTATTAAGTtaaatgagagaaaaataaagaaaacgtTCCTTCTGATTAAATTTTCAGCTTGATACTCTTAGGGTCCATTCCATATatgcaaatataaatatatttttttctgaccttatttttagttcagaaAAGGGGAAACCCGAAGGTCAAGTCAATCCTTAACCAGAGACTATGTCAGAAGCACCTGTGGCTGGGCTAATAACAACTGTTCCTCCAAGGTCCTTtcacagattaaaataaaacgtTGAATTTCATTTGGAAAGTAGAGGCACAGACTCCACATTTAAATTTCCATTGTGAGCAACGGTTTGGGGTGCCGTGTCATCTGGTGAcggtctgctgtgtttttaaatcaacGCCAGCGCAGCAGCAAATACCAGAACATGTCTCGTTCCTCTCTGAACCATTCACTCATTTCATCTTTGCAGCAGGGTTTACGCCAAATATTGCAGTTTGTGGAAGGGTGGGTGGATGCAGTGATCACTTTGTTGACTAGTCAAACTCATCTGACCTGTGGGGTCGGGCTGATGAGCTCCATGACACTGCTGCAGTAATCAAAAAGAGCCTAGACAAAGCACTGAGCGCATTTACTGCACAGCATTGGTCGTATGCAATACTCCAGCTTCTTAAACTATTGTGGGGTTTCTATCAGCTGTAAGCAATAACCAAAACAAACACTACATACTGTATTTTTAGCAGGTTTTTACACTTaacttttattattaaatcacTAACATTTGAGATGCCCGTGCATTGCACTCATGCGTGTTATTTGAAACAAAACGTCTACTGTGGTCATTTTATTCAGCCTTCCAACAgagacaggtggtccaaaaacaaaaccagttCACATGTGTGAGATTAATACTCCCATGCATCAGTGGCAGGTGTTTAGTGTTAGGAGTGGACGTCACAAGAGCAGGAACTAAAAAGGTTAAGGAGGACTAGAGGCTGAACACAGAGTGACCTACCTGTTCCTGGGAGCAGCAAAGAAACCCAGGGTAAGAGAGGGAAAAGAACAGAATGACATGGATGAAAAGGGGGAAGTAAACAGGGAATAAAGgcaaaattaaatacaaaaaaaaaaaaagggaggggggATTTTTTGGAATAATTCAAACTGAAAACCAACAGGTGAAGcggctgtaaaaataaatatgggCTCAGCtgcatcaaaaataaatcagccattagTACTGAGGTCCAGGCATTAGAACACAATGACCATTCATGTTACTATATGGCTCATATTAGGCAGCCAGAAGACTCACCATGGACATCAGCTGCTGAACAACGACGGGTCCGTACTGCCCTACATACTGCTTGCACTGCGaccagagaagaaaaaaaaaaaaaaaggactcagACTTCCAGGGACATCTGATGGATCTGAAATGTGCACATTTCCAGTCTTTACCATGTCAGACAGGCCCGGTCCCAACATGTCACACTGGTGCTCAATGTTCTGAATCAGGGAGTCGATGAAGGACGTGTTGGCCTTCGCTTCTGCCTGAGTATCAGTGAGGAACTTGACGCAGTCCTGGCACACCTCATCACCTTcctatagggggaaaaaaaaaacaaaaaaaaccctcagataaggatttaaaaagaaaaaaaccacCACGGCGCATTTCTGTAGATGAGGCGACTGTAAGGTACCTGCTGCGGACTCGCTTTTGTTGGCGTGTCCTGCTTCAGGTTCTCCTGAGGATACAGGAGGCCAGGAACGTTAAGCAGGAAGGGGGCCACGCGCTGGGCCAGGTCCATCTCAGGGATTTCATTGGACATGAGCTCCTTCTGGGCCTGAAGCTTGGCCAGGGACATCTGCTCAGATTTACACATGCCCATAGCGCCGCACACCACCTCAggcttctcctttaaaaaaaaaaaaaaaaaaaaaacagaaatgcaccAGACGTTTGAGCAacttcaaaacaacaaaaactgctAATTTTGTTGTGACTGTAGTTCTAGCAGGCGAGCGGTAAGACGGGGGAGCTTTTTACTTCATTGCACAATGACCGCTCTGTTCCCTTTTAGATTAAACTCACTTCCCCGTCAATAGCCTCTTTTCAGCAGGATGCACTTTGTCCACacagctgcccccccccccccctctcatcCACTGCATTTCAATGACCAGATGGACTCATTTATTCAGTCTTAAGAGGTGAAATAATAAACTGGcattataaaaaaattgaataAGGGCTCATTTAAAGCATCTTTAGATTACTGTTGCTTACCAGTTCCCCAGTGATGATCCCAATGAGGACAGGATAGTAGCTATCCACCATCTCCTTGCACTCGGCAGTCATCCCTTGATCAGGGATGAGCTGGCACGCCTTCTCCAGATATCCGAGGATTTCAGCCTGCGACAACAGAAGTGGCCAAAACATCAGCCTCCACCGTGTTTTTTTAGCGGCTCGCTGCAGATTGAAGAAACTCACCTCGGTTGCATTGTCTTTCAGCAACTGCCCGACCACCATCAACACCTCTTTACACAGGTCACATGGTACCGTTCTCTGAAGACACACAAAATGGCTTagtaaacatttgagaaaaaaaaagataaatgcatgcATTGCACAACGCCTTGCAGGAGGCAACGCTTAAAGTGATCAGAGAATGAcaaatgttagaaaaaaaaaaaatggagggaaataaataaagtctcACCATCTGGGGCTTGTTCCACACATTCTGCTGGCAGTGAGGAACAGCTCCACACACCGAGGCCGTCTTTACATTCTGGCACCAGTAGGGGGGGCCACGGGCACACTGCTCAGTGCCCAGCAGTGGTGTAGCTACAGCTAAgagacaaaaagataaaaatcagGTTCACACTTTTTAGAAAGCTCTTCTAGAACATAGAAACTTAACTCTActtgagtttttatttatttttttattaaaatatggtAACAATCCACTAGAActtacaggtaaagaaaacagatcaagtaaaacttatttttccCCTCCCTTTCAGGCATTATTTCTTCTAAGTAAAAGAGACAAGAAATTTGGAAcatttagagagaaaaaaaaataaaaaaatttctgaGGGGAAGTTGTTGAGAGGCCACTTTCAACTGTGGTATTGCTCAACAGCCGTAAATAAGACAAGGAAGAGAGACTGGAAACCCCCACCATAACGTTGTTCCTTTATCTGCTGGGAATTTTAAAAACTGGGTTTTAGAAAACGTCGGTTTCTGGCCTCAAAGCATAAGCATAACCAACCAACATGGGTCTGCGGCGCTACTGTGGGCCAAATGCAATTCTGGGgtcacagaaaataaacacgCTTTCGGGAGGTTTGAACGTAGAAATGGCTCCCATGAAGTTCAGATGTCTGTTTGATTGTCACACATTAAAACTGATCCATTATTTCCCCTCTAAGTTTCGGTAATCCTTTCAAAATGCAGTCAAACTCAGATGTTGAGCAAGTCTGCTCAGTGAAGCTTAGGTTAGCTCACATGTACGCCCTGTGGGCAAACAGCTTAATTAACCTAACAAAGTAAGGAGATACCAAACCCAGCAGAGAGTAGTTTGTGAAACCGATACcagtgcagaaataaaaatgcttacttttttcttaaaaaaaaaaaaaaaaagcagaagtgaTACGCAGTTCTGGCAAACAAAGGTCATGCTTTTTGTCCATGGGAGAGAAGAAACAAACGCAACATTAGCACCTCTTGATTTTAAACGAACTGAAATTAGTCATGTGGAAAATACCAAAGAGAAGGCGTCGACACTTCCCGTTCTAATGTCTGGAATCCTTCCCCcgtaaagaaaaacaacaaatttcaaacaccttaaaaactcaaaacaaaCTAACAATTACAAACTAACGCATGAGAATGATTCATCAGGACAGAGTGTGAACTTGACCGAGTGGGGTTGAAAATTTGCAACACTCCAAACTGCAGCAACAAAACCTCTAATCATGAACCACAGAGAGGGCAGAGCCCCTCCCAGCCCCTACTTGAGTCACATGAGCAGTCAGGCAAAACAACACTGTTGTCAGGCAGGCAGGCTGTTTGAACCAGGGAAACTTTCAGCACATGGTTCAGGACTGAtgggaaaaattattttaaaagcacCAAGGTACGGCAACAACTTCAATACGGCCATGAGATTTACTAAACAGCAGAAACTGTACCTTAATAAAAGAGCAGTAAGCAGTCAGATAGCCTTAACCTTAGCCAACAAGTAGGTTGGTTTATTGCAATTGAAAACAGAAACTATGCAGCTCCTGATGAAGGGTATCTGTTAAACAGTGACTTGTTAGATCCAGGAAtgcccttttttaaaaaaaaagtacagagcAAAGAGTGCTTCAGATATTTTAACCACACGATAAACTCAAGATACGCACTAAATACACAAAGGGCAGAAggattgaaagaaaaaaaatgccattagGAAGTTAAGGAAACCCAGCTTCTGCACTGATAAGTGTATTTACTCCTGgatcaaaatacaaaaagttcccgtTGAAAATAATCGGTGGCACTGACTCATTTATGCCTTTTCATTACCCCCGAATCAACATTATAAAGTTGTTAGATGACGAAAATGATCGAAGCCAGCTACATGTGTCTGAAACCAAAACGAGAAAAAGAGGAACTGAACAGAAACCTGAGTTACAGAAAGGTTAGTGAAACACTGAACTGAAAATAGCTGTTTGTACTATTTAGAAACTGAGCGACAGAGCCCAAATTAAACGTCGCATTATCAAAGCAAGGTCTGCTGTTTAACGGATAAACCACAAGctaaaagacaacaacaaaataagccTAGTAGAAATGTGTGGAATGCGTTAGCTTAGCTGCGTCAGCTAGCATGCTAACGTTAGCTAGCAGGCTAATATTAGCCGAGCTGTACTGAAACGCCAACGGACCAACTGAAAACTTCACCGGCTTTgtcttttaattaaaatactcaaacctttattttatttttatagttccaaaaaataaaaaccagctACGGGTAATGTATCTTTATCACAAATCACCTGACATAACCAGGGCTTTGCCCTTTAAGTTAACTTGTTTACCAAAGCTTTCCGACGCATGAAACGCTTCCTAGTCccggtgataaaaaaaaaacgcacttAGTTACACAACCAGAGAGCTGCTATGGTGGCCGGACAAGAGCCGGGATTATCCCAGAATAACTCCACACAACCAAAAAACACTGCGCCCCGATTGTGGACATTACCTGAGGACACGAAGAGGAGCGTTAGTAGCAACATGACTGCGCTGTTTGTGTCTGCGGAGCGGCCGGGAGGAAGGTGGGGACTGCAGTGCGGGGCGGCGTAGTGGAGcctttatggagcgctctgcTGTCAGCTGACCGAGGAGACACGTGACCCGCCGTCACCGTTTGATCACGACGGGGTCAAAGATCTGACGTTTTGCAACCTCTTTAAAATTCCTTCTTTAGACTCGTTTAACCcgacaagaaacaaacaaaaagtgtttataATTGCAGGAGCTCGATGTATGATCATGCCTGATGTGAATGCCTTTACATTTCATAATGTCTGACGATAGTAATTTTACCTCAAAAAACGAAATTACGGTAACTAACAATTTGTAATAGGTAGAGCTGGGCCTTTATCGCATcgttttattgttaaataaacaatttcTTATTGTGATAACAATTTGGATTTATCTTGACAACGATAAGTTCAATAAACCAACTGCTGGTTTATTGAGAGaatcaataaatatcaataaattctaaaatataattaaatgcagttttgCAGTTGATTCTTTATGTAACTACTGTCCTGATGAGACATACTTCAAGTTTTGgtttaatgtttcatttttaaattattttttaaggacAGTATTTGTGCTTATTGGGTGACATGCAGGCACAGCCAGTTACCTGAAAGAGAAATCACAGCATGTTGTTTTAAAGAAGTTTGATTTGAGCCCATATTCAAAAAGTGCTGTAACTTTCATGATTGTTTACTTAATTGTAATTTAAACTTAACAAAATAGTTGTATCTTTAATTGTAATGTTttgataatttaaaacaatgttaatttaaatatttacacaaCTTTAACATCCTAAAATTAGAAATCATTTTATGTTGAACAATGTCGTTTTTTGTATATCATATCTCGGTTCCTAACCTGCTTGGCAAGTccatttttaattaatgatCATAATAGCAGAAGCTCAGTAAATTCATGCCTTGCCACATATGATGATGGAGTAATCAACAGTTAAAATACATACATGGATGCCTTTTataaaactgcagtttttaataatatatttaattaactggGGACCGTGACAAGTCCATCCTTTCACTAAAAGATGCTGTCTTTATTCGCTTCCTATGCACCAAATTAATTTGCTTTATCAATCCATTACTTTTGATTGATCACTGTATTCATTTAACTTGAGGATTTTGCAAGATGTCACAGTTGGCAGCACTGTTGCAGCAACAAGGTCCTCGGTTTGAATCTCAGCCTGGGGTTTTTCAGgatagagtttgcatgttctctgtgCGTGTTgaggttctctccaggtactccggcttcctcccaaagTCCAAAGACTTGAAGTTGAATGGTCTCCATCAAATGATACAGACCAAGTtaccagaaacaaccaatcagaaccaaGAGGAACGTCTGGGTATGGTTGGTTGTTAGCAATGTCAATCACTAGTACACGGCCTTACAGGAACACTGCTGATTTCTGGAATagcacctgctcagaaaacaaagacaggtaaacattGGAGCCGCACGGCAGACTCCGCTGTGGAGGGGCAGCAGCGAGCAAAGGATCTGTAAGGCGTCCTTGTTCAAATCTTCAGGATAAATCCacattttctcaaaactccCATACTGCAGTTAGAAATCTATTTATAAACTGAGTTAAGTTTTAATTTGATGACCCAATTGAAAAACAAGTTGTGTATATTTGGGTTCCAttaatttattatgtttatatatatatatatatatatatatatatatatatatatatatatatatatatatatatatatatatatatatatatatatatatattataattataaacccacccagttaaaaaaatctattaactCTACAATGTTACTCCTGTTTAACTGTCAACTTTGTattcaatgtttattttaatccattgcTGCTCCTTTCTTCCTGCAACTGTCTCATCAGGAATAACaaggttaaataaaatgctGGCTGTAGCTGCTAGACACAACTTATCAATGAGAAAAAATACTCCAACACACAAAATGACAATTGTAGCAGCTAAGCTGTGTAAGGTGTGACCTTTAAGCTTAACAGCTAACAGCTTCTTGACAACCTTCTTGGAAATCCCCGAACAGACTTTTGATTTAGATAAAATAAGACAAGGCCTTTTGGCTTCCCCAAGAAGATTCGGAGGCAGTTCTGGCAAATCATTTCTATAATGGGCAGACATCGATCATGGATTTCTACTAAAAAACTGTTCGCAACATGTCAATTAAGTGTGGGAGGAAATCACGAACAGGAACTGGCATCACATGACTTTAAAGATCACATGGTCCACACTGTCTCTAATAAGCTCcaacaagggaaaaaaaagaaggcaatttttttggttatttttgcaaaaaaaaaaggaaatagtaattttttattgaattacatATAACATCACAGCCAACAGTCCTAGGCAGGTCAATGAGGGAAGCAGCAGTGTGTTGTGTCTGGATGAGCAGAGAAGCCTGTAAAACAAAGGGGAAACACATTACACGGTGTAAGGGTACAGCATAATCACCACAGTGTGAAATTGCAGCAGGTATAGAAACGTGACAGTGACCCGTTTCtgcattaaacacatttatgaCCCAAAGAATTGAACAGGTAtgagctgagtgagaaaaaTCAAGCCTCTAAGTCAAAGTACTggttagggctgcacaatatgcTGCAAATTTACCAATATCGCAACTTAACAGCAATATGCACATCGTAAACTGCACGAGATAGCTAATTATGATCAGATGGAAgtatttaaacaatttattttccattagCAGACTGCTCATGATCAGGGGTTTATGTTTGCACTGAACCAAAGAAGAAAGACATTAATACTGTCTCCAGGATTTTTAATTGACCACAAGTTGTATCATTATCTCGACATTCACCAATGCGGTGGCATGTTTTCGTATTATTGTGTAACACTAGTACTGAATATTCTCAACGGCACACACTTTTAATGAGCTCATCTGAATGGAAATTGTAGAATATGCTGAGGAGATGTGGAATGTACCAACACGTATTACAACACATGATCCATTATGTTTGACTTAAGAAGGAAACAGCTTCCTTTTTCCAAATGGGAAGTATTTAAACGTGATGGTGCTGAAAAATGAAGATATGACATAATGGTaggatttcaacattttatggTTAAAAATTGCTGAATTTACGCATCGCTTGA
This window harbors:
- the LOC105923316 gene encoding prosaposin isoform X2, which translates into the protein MLLLTLLFVSSAVATPLLGTEQCARGPPYWCQNVKTASVCGAVPHCQQNVWNKPQMRTVPCDLCKEVLMVVGQLLKDNATEAEILGYLEKACQLIPDQGMTAECKEMVDSYYPVLIGIITGELEKPEVVCGAMGMCKSEQMSLAKLQAQKELMSNEIPEMDLAQRVAPFLLNVPGLLYPQENLKQDTPTKASPQQEGDEVCQDCVKFLTDTQAEAKANTSFIDSLIQNIEHQCDMLGPGLSDMCKQYVGQYGPVVVQQLMSMQPKEICALAGFCASAKKSVPMLNLEAAKVVPAKPILAAKLFPATKVESAAASRPMVRVRDSPTCAICEFVMKQLEAMLEDHKTEEEVVQAVEKVCTFLPSSLSAQCKGLVDTYGEAIIELLVQQADPKTVCTVLGLCNDASRAFIVALDQSRFKVGGYCEVCKMAVSYIDGILEKNATKEEIEEAVKKVCSFLPDTYRTECDQLVDQYEPMLVQLLLQMLDPDFVCTKVGACPEAERKLLGTEQCSWGPGYWCKNLETARQCNAVAHCKRHVWV
- the LOC105923316 gene encoding prosaposin isoform X1 yields the protein MLLLTLLFVSSAVATPLLGTEQCARGPPYWCQNVKTASVCGAVPHCQQNVWNKPQMRTVPCDLCKEVLMVVGQLLKDNATEAEILGYLEKACQLIPDQGMTAECKEMVDSYYPVLIGIITGELEKPEVVCGAMGMCKSEQMSLAKLQAQKELMSNEIPEMDLAQRVAPFLLNVPGLLYPQENLKQDTPTKASPQQEGDEVCQDCVKFLTDTQAEAKANTSFIDSLIQNIEHQCDMLGPGLSDMCKQYVGQYGPVVVQQLMSMEQQPKEICALAGFCASAKKSVPMLNLEAAKVVPAKPILAAKLFPATKVESAAASRPMVRVRDSPTCAICEFVMKQLEAMLEDHKTEEEVVQAVEKVCTFLPSSLSAQCKGLVDTYGEAIIELLVQQADPKTVCTVLGLCNDASRAFIVALDQSRFKVGGYCEVCKMAVSYIDGILEKNATKEEIEEAVKKVCSFLPDTYRTECDQLVDQYEPMLVQLLLQMLDPDFVCTKVGACPEAERKLLGTEQCSWGPGYWCKNLETARQCNAVAHCKRHVWV